A genomic window from Malassezia vespertilionis chromosome 6, complete sequence includes:
- a CDS encoding uncharacterized protein (COG:Z; EggNog:ENOG503Q3KX; BUSCO:EOG0926248W), translating to MYPVNQWGGLPNYGGYQNPQMTGGFIHPQHTSMGGGVPPNFNSAQGASFVARPLRPPPPPMSAGMMPQMTGMSPGMMQQGTGMSPMMQQGTGMPMMQQGTGMSPMMQQGTGMPMMQQGTGMPMMPQGTGVMPQMTGVLNDPRMRLMYTQFLPAAQPYSGGAPAASAMNFHQASLQPHQFQNKLQSMGASSNAPPAAGAKPKIPWALTKEEKKSYDNIFRAWDAKRTGFIGGEVARELFGQSGLDRETLLQIWHLSDTENKGKLNQAEFHVAMALIYRALNGNTVPVELPPELVPTSSRDLDESVDFLRDLLKQDSSVRSSTALNLPEPGSNRGANYTESRSFYQNPIQLKPQPKSSADAVTYKHQDSGSAGYRSKGRYLDRREVRFDGQSAAEDLGEMKRQLEKTQRMLEKTGVQDDEDRELEREMEDARYSIRRLQDDIEYYNARDGAHANDQRRRAERTLMQLLHERLPELESRLEKRQSRDRERRVQSSKERDARNNDRYAHLKDDPVKSPVFTTESAAPAAAPAPAPAAAPAPASAPPAMLTGTEREAWIRSEAQRRVQERMRMLGVGGSVSPGNQSPSMDTSVEERLQAEKREAEKRAAQADREAADREEARRTRLREQKLSRAAPPPPPLRTPAPKAAHAAPPEPESSRTNPFFHMQQVAETEHSIATKREPEPIAEPEPEPVAEPEFEPVAEPEPEPVAEPEPEPFMEFEQESGPPVEHALSAPAAPPSNLPMPQRAVPPSAPKSSNMPVQLPPSHDDDWDEEDEEDEDGPGLSSRVTRQHLAQQLFSGVVSSAPATPPPAPAPPPPALTPPAPKTSAVQLDEEPGDRNALLSQIRGGKSLRKASVNDRSNATTAGAVLGSASPPQGLSLASVPESEALEAAPAEAPHFPGSFEEPTDELAAQPVDNQDDLGFDMTRSVLFRTMYPFTGEQGMLSFDTGEVLIVHPTLDGPTIEGDWTYGALLCAPAHKGLIPVAYVASIEETIGAEALYDYNAASPEEASFKEGEVLQIVDQSDPDWWLVVRGAKCLLAPVNYMQVA from the coding sequence ATGTATCCTGTAAATCAATGGGGTGGGCTGCCGAACTACGGCGGCTACCAAAACCCACAAATGACCGGCGGATTTATTCATCCACAGCATACTTCCATGGGCGGCGGGGTGCCTCCGAACTTTAAcagtgcgcaaggcgcatcGTTCGTGGCCCGACCCCTTCGGCCTCCGCCTCCGCCCATGTCTGCAGGGATGATGCCGCAGATGACGGGCATGTCTCCTGGAATGATGCAACAAGGGACAGGAATGTCACCCATGATGCAGCAAGGCACAGGCATGCCCATGATGCAACAAGGGACAGGGATGTCGCCTATGATGCAGCAAGGCACAGGCATGCCCATGATGCAACAAGGGACAGGAATGCCTATGATGCCACAAGGGACAGGGGTGATGCCGCAAATGACAGGCGTGTTGAACGATCCACGCATGCGGCTCATGTATACTCAATTCCTCCCTGCGGCACAGCCATACTCCGGTGGCGCTCCTGCGGCCAGCGCAATGAACTTTCACCAGGCCAGTCTCCAGCCGCATCAGTTCCAGAACAAACTACAGAGCATGGGTGCATCATCCAATGCCCCTCCCGCCGCAGGTGCGAAACCCAAGATCCCTTGGGCATTGACCAAGGAGGAAAAGAAATCGTACGATAATATTTTTCGTGCATGGGACGCCAAACGCACCGGATTTATTGGCGGTGAAGTTGCGCGAGAACTTTTTGGTCAGAGTGGCCTGGACCGCGAGACCTTGCTCCAGATATGGCACCTGTCCGACACGGAAAACAAGGGAAAGTTGAATCAGGCCGAATTCCACGTTGCGATGGCCCTGATTTACCGTGCACTAAACGGAAATACGGTCCCTGTAGAGCTTCCCCCAGAGCTTGTGCCGACTTCTTCGCGCGACCTGGATGAATCGGTTGATTTCCTCAGAGACCTGCTGAAGCAGGACTCGAGTGTGCGTAGCTCCACTGCGCTCAACCTTCCTGAGCCCGGCTCGAACCGCGGCGCGAATTATACTGAGAGCCGCAGTTTCTACCAGAATCCTATCCAGCTCAAGCCGCAGCCTAAATCGAGTGCGGATGCGGTCACGTACAAGCACCAGGACTCTGGCTCTGCAGGCTACCGCAGCAAAGGCCGATACTTGGACCGCCGCGAAGTGCGCTTTGATGGGCAGAGTGCAGCCGAAGATCTTGGCGAGATGAAACGCCAGCTTGAAAAAACTCAGCGAATGCTGGAAAAGACAGGTGTACAGGACGACGAAGACCGCGAattggagcgcgagatggaAGATGCTAGGTACTCTATTCGGCGGCTACAGGATGATATTGAGTATTACAATGCccgcgacggcgcacatGCCAATgaccagcggcgcagagcggAGCGCACGCTGATGCAGTTATTGCACGAACGTCTTCCAGAGCTCGAGTCGCGTTTGGAGAAACGGCAGTCGCGCGATCGAGAAAGGCGTGTACAGTCGAGCAAAGAGCGAGATGCACGCAACAATGATCGGTACGCACATTTGAAAGACGATCCTGTAAAGTCCCCTGTCTTCACTACGGAaagtgcggcgccggcggcagcaccagcaccggCACCAGCggcagcaccagcaccagcgagtgcgccgcctgcgATGCTAACAGGCACAGAGCGTGAGGCGTGGATTCGTTCCGAGGCTCAGCGTCGTGTACAGGAGCGCATGCGGATGCTCGGTGTAGGCGGCTCCGTGAGCCCTGGAAATCAATCACCGAGCATGGATACCAGTGTAGAGGAGCGCTTACAAGCGGAGAAACGTGAGGCAgaaaagcgcgctgcacaagccgATCGTGAAGCGGCGGATCGCGAGGAAGCGAGGCGTACGCGTCTACGCGAGCAAAAGCTGagtcgagcggcgccgccgccgccgccattACGTACGCCTGCACCGAAAGCAGCACATGCAGCTCCACCGGAGCCTGAGTCTTCCAGGACCAATCCCTTTTTCCATATGCAGCAGGTGGCCGAGACGGAACATTCGATTGCTACAAAGCGAGAGCCTGAGCCAATCGCGGAGCCCGAGCCTGAGCCAGTTGCAGAGCCCGAGTTTGAGCCAGTTGCGGAACCCGAGCCTGAGCCAGTTGCGGAGCCCGAGCCTGAGCCATTTATGGAATTCGAACAAGAGTCCGGACCACCTGTGGAGCATGCTTTatctgcgcctgctgcaccACCCAGCAACTTGCCCATGCCTCaacgcgctgtgccgcccAGTGCCCCCAAATCGTCAAACATGCCTGTTCAACTTCCTCCGTCACATGACGATGATTGGGACGAAGAGGATGAGGAGGATGAGGACGGCCCTGGCTTGAGCTCGCGTGTCACTCGTCAGCACTTGGCGCAGCAGTTATTCAGCGGCGTTGTGTCCAGTGCGCCTGCTACGCCCCCTCCAGCACCGGCACCGCCCCCTCCAGCATTAACGCCTCCAGCTCCCAAGACCTCCGCTGTGCAACTCGACGAAGAGCCCGGCGATCGCAATGCGCTTCTCTCCCAAATCCGTGGAGGCAAGTCCTTGCGCAAAGCCAGCGTGAATGACCGAAGCAATGCGACCACTGCCGGCGCCGTATTGGGTTCTGCATCACCACCTCAAGGTCTTTCTTTGGCGTCTGTGCCCGAGTCAGAAGCGCTggaagcagcgcctgcCGAGGCGCCGCATTTCCCTGGCAGTTTTGAAGAGCCGACCGATGAGCTTGCTGCACAGCCTGTGGATAACCAAGACGATCTAGGGTTTGACATGACGCGCTCTGTGCTTTTCCGCACAATGTATCCATTTACCGGAGAACAAGGGATGCTTTCGTTTGATACTGGCGAAGTGCTTATCGTGCACCCTACACTTGACGGACCAACAATTGAAGGCGATTGGACTTAcggtgcgcttctttgtgcgcctgcgcacAAAGGGTTGATCCCAGTTGCGTACGTGGCCTCTATAGAGGAAACGATTGGCGCTGAGGCGTTGTACGATTACAACGCCGCATCCCCCGAAGAAGCATCTTTCAAGGAAGGCGAAGTGCTGCAAATTGTGGACCAAAGTGACCCTGATTGGTGGCTTGTTGTGCGTGGTGCCAAATGCTTGCTCGCCCCAGTAAATTACATGCAAGTAGCGTAA
- a CDS encoding uncharacterized protein (EggNog:ENOG503NV5F; COG:S) has translation MEGTRRTEWASKHRVSYALPNIVSFENDLARRYVADATDTSASVLPIYTLSKQRGPRLHACGRLGPQVQRVDPGAASRSLPPRALRRKHLRPTNALALDTSDGANTLYSAGKDGQICTWTWARENLSTPHFQQSVKAHDNWIEAMVLCNQNETVVTASLDCTIKAWNPRAEALPYELGVHTDFVKALAYAPASDCVASASLDHTVCLWDLRQVRRAPMWRAVSNTSIYAVASSFSGSVLTTGGVDRLVRGWDPRMRESTFALVGHHDNVRALLMSSDGRRVLSASSDATIRLWDVGEQRCIHTFMHHDSSVWSLASTDTSLNVFYSGDREGYLCKVEQDAQGERDGILIAHAQDVDANGHTDAAAISSIAPDPGHCVWSSNASICSIRGWQDAPVQRRDAIASRHFIQLGTSGVSTSENVVTQDAVPLSATPACQIAGEYGLTRAVVLNDRIHALSIDMMGVLALWNLVRAVCIGTLDPASVHAAALKRNSLTNKWRPQDRPSDTLEMIQPLIDGDDVIAPWCSVDTMTGTLRVHLDPASVFAADVYQDAIFASLPIQPEWTDERSNVGACVLRNLFAHFTAGERGMRSEGLVLTGMPLLLHVLETTQQTPEQLLQIPLVQWLPQVLLYAQPIDRKCTLQNVLGSMTSEHPLVPAPAQVHQSQSEILFRDLLQSLYVMLSTPPTASSRPLQKEAPGTESTSPTLFGSLRKTLARGKVDAPLLAQTPQNEPKDEPHHLRNVQAVLQNLSRAPPPCDETPSIPYDPSMAVSISRAVHHSEQEQEVFRGRVGTMARDLPLLELLSPIWLLNATLLAVKDKDGDAVQLKLVPWKPGTLTSGTLPSLSDAKQTPKIQRLQRIGHIAAFVQDALQGAGSSAASPLDIPIELLCNEVPVSPMATLAQCQRHCWKAAAPMVLAYRRTLSA, from the coding sequence ATGGAAGGCACGCGGCGGACGGAATGGGCCTCGAAGCACCGTGTATCGTACGCGTTGCCAAATATAGTGTCATTTGAAAACGATCTGGCACGGCGATATGTTGCGGATGCGACCGATACAAGCGCGTCGGTATTGCCCATTTATACGCTCTCCAAGCAGCGAGGGCCACGTTTGCATGCGTGCGGTCGCTTGGGACCACAGGTGCAACGCGTCGatccaggcgctgcatcacGCAGTCTTCCGCCccgtgcgctgcgacgcaagcatTTACGTCCCACTAacgcacttgcgctggatACGTCGGACGGTGCCAACACCTTGTACAGCGCAGGAAAAGATGGCCAGATCTGTACTTGGACATGGGCGCGCGAAAACCTTTCCACGCCACATTTTCAGCAGAGCGTCAAAGCACACGACAACTGGATCGAGGCTATGGTTCTTTGCAACCAGAACGAGACCGTGGTGACTGCCTCACTGGATTGCACAATCAAAGCATGGAATCCGCGCGCTGAAGCATTGCCGTACGAGCTCGGCGTCCACACCGACTTTGTCAAGGCACTTGCATATGCACCTGCGTCAGATTGTGTTGCGAGTGCTTCGCTCGATCACACCGTGTGTCTTTGGGACTTGCGCCAGGTACGCCGAGCACCCATGTGGCGAGCAGTGAGCAATACAAGCATTTACGCTGTGGCGAGCAGTTTTTCTGGAAGCGTTCTTACCACGGGCGGTGTAGATCGTCTGGTGCGAGGCTGGGAtccgcgcatgcgcgagtCGACATTTGCGCTAGTAGGCCACCACGATAATGTGCGTGCTTTGCTCATGTCGTCAGATGGCAGACGTGTATTGTCGGCTTCGTCGGACGCAACTATACGTTTGTGGGATGTTGGAGAGCAACGATGCATCCATACATTTATGCATCACGACAGCAGCGTGTGGTCGCTTGCCTCCACCGATACCTCGCTGAACGTGTTTTACTCGGGCGATCGCGAAGGGTACTTGTGCAAAGTAGAACAGGATGCGCAAGGTGAAAGAGACGGTATTCTGATTGCACACGCTCAGGATGTAGATGCAAATGGTCATACAGATGCGGCTGCTATTAGCAGCATTGCACCCGATCCAGGTCATTGTGTATGGTCATCCAACGCCAGCATATGCTCCATTCGCGGCTGGCAAGACGCGCCTGTGCAACGTCGCGATGCcattgcgtcgcgccattTCATTCAGCTGGGTACGAGCGGTGTGTCAACATCGGAGAATGTTGTGACGCAAGATGCAGTCCCGCTAAGCGCCACGCCAGCATGCCAAATCGCCGGTGAGTACGGGCTTACTCGCGCTGTTGTGCTTAACGATCGTATCCATGCGCTCTCCATCGACATGATGGGAGTGCTCGCCTTGTGGAATCTAGTGCGTGCTGTGTGCATCGGTACGTTGGACCCTGCAAGTGTACATGCGGCTGCATTGAAGCGCAACAGTCTTACCAACAAATGGCGACCGCAGGATCGGCCTAGTGATACGCTAGAAATGATCCAGCCGTTGATCGATGGCGACGATGTGATTGCGCCGTGGTGCTCTGTTGACACAATGACTGGCACtctgcgcgtgcatctTGACCCAGCAAGTGTATTTGCTGCCGATGTATACCAGGATGCGATATTTGCCAGCCTCCCTATACAGCCGGAGTGGACCGATGAGCGTAGTAATGTTGGCGCTTGTGTACTACGCAATCTCTTTGCCCACTTTACGGCAGGAGAGCGAGGAATGCGGAGCGAAGGACTGGTGCTGACGGGGATGCCACTTTTGTTGCACGTTTTGGAAACGACGCAGCAAACGCCAGAGCAACTGTTGCAAATTCCTTTGGTGCAGTGGCTTCCGCAGGTGCTTTTGTACGCACAACCCATTGACCGCAAATGCACGTTGCAAAATGTGCTGGGGAGTATGACGAGTGAACATCCCCTAGTCCCAGCCcctgcgcaagtgcaccAGTCGCAGAGCGAGATTCTGTTTCGGGATCTGTTGCAATCGCTCTACGTAATGCTGTCGACACCGCCGACGGCTTCGTCAAGGCCTTTGCAAAAGGAAGCGCCGGGGACAGAAAGTACCTCGCCTACACTTTTTGGGTCCTTGCGCAAAACACTAGCTAGAGGAAAGGTTGATGCACCTTTGCTTGCACAGACGCCCCAGAATGAGCCCAAGGATGAACCGCACCATCTTCGCAATGTACAAGCCGTACTGCAAAATCTTTCgcgtgcaccgccgcctTGCGATGAGACGCCTTCGATCCCCTACGATCCGAGCATGGCCGTGAGTATATCACGTGCCGTACATCACTCggagcaggagcaggaaGTGTTTCGTGGCAGGGTTGGGACCATGGCGCGGGACCTGCCGCTTTTGGAGCTTCTTTCTCCAATATGGCTGTTGAACGCAACGCTCTTGGCTGTAAAAGACAAGGATGGAGATGCAGTCCAGTTGAAATTAGTCCCATGGAAGCCTGGTACTCTGACGAGTGGCACACTGCCCAGTCTGTCGGACGCAAAGCAAACTCCAAAAATACAACGGCTGCAACGCATTGGACATATTGCCGCATTTGTGCAAGATGCGTTGCAAGGTGCAGGCAGCAGTGCGGCATCGCCGCTAGATATACCCATCGAGCTCCTATGCAACGAGGTGCCTGTTTCGCCTATGGCTAcgctcgcgcaatgccAACGTCATTGCTGGAAAGCCGCCGCCCCGATGGTGTTGGCATACCGTAGGACACTTTCTGCGTAG
- the CCT6 gene encoding T-complex protein 1 subunit zeta (BUSCO:EOG09262516; EggNog:ENOG503NVVE; COG:O), with translation MSAIELINPRAESVRRVQALQVNIAGAVGLAQVVRSNLGPRGTLKMLVDGSGNIKMTKDGKVLLTEMQIQNPTAAMIARTAVAQDEQCGDGTTSVVILVGELLKQAERCVQEGVHSRVISEGLDEAKNGVLQFLETFKRQLTMDRANLISVALTALSTKLSAKLATQLADSVVDAVLAIKPRIAAPSVIPPAPSTDGITERVEDWQAHDPIDLHMIEVMKMQHKSDTDTQLIRGLVLDHGARHADMPKRVRNAYVLTLNVSLEYEKTEVNSGFFYSNAEQREKLVESERRFVDAKLKKIVELKNLVCDTATDVPEEERSSFVIFNQKGIDPMSLDVLAKNGILALRRAKRRNMERLQLCCGGVAQNSVDDLTPEVLGWAGLVYEQTLGEEKYTFVEDTKDPKSVTLLIRGPNAHTMTQIQDAIRDGLRSVKNAVEDGCLVPGGGAFEISASAYLMDTVRRNAKGRAKLGVEAFAQALLVIPKTLASNSGFDIQDSLLALQDECADGHVVGLDTQTGEPMDPVTTGVWDNYRVKRHMIHSSAVIASNLLSVDEILRAGRSSLKEP, from the coding sequence atGTCGGCCATTGAGCTGATCAACCCCCGCGCAGAGTCTGTGCGACGTGTCCAGGCGTTGCAGGTGAACATTGCCGGTGCCGTAGGTCTTGCACAGGTTGTGCGCTCGAACCTTGgtccgcgcggcacgctcaaGATGCTGGTGGACGGGTCGGGCAACATTAAAATGACCAAGGACGGCAAAGTCTTGCTCACGGAGATGCAGATTCAGAACCCGACAGCTGCGATGATTGCTCGTACTGCTGTAGCGCAGGATGAACAGTGCGGCGATGGGACTACTTCGGTAGTTATCctcgtcggcgagctgctcaagcaggccgagcgctgcgtcCAAGAGGGCGTGCATTCGCGCGTTATTTCCGAGGGACTTGACGAGGCTAAGAATGGCGTACTGCAGTTCCTCGAGACGTTCAAGCGTCAGCTGACTATGGACCGTGCAAACCTGATTTCCGTGGCGCTTACTGCGCTGAGTACTAAGCTGTCTGCCAAgcttgcgacgcagctcGCCGATAGCGTGGTGGATGCGGTGCTGGCCAtcaagccgcgcatcgcggcacCGTCTGTCATCCCTCCCGCACCTTCTACGGATGGCATCACGGAGCGTGTGGAAGACTGGCAGGCGCACGACCCTATTGATTTGCACATGATCGAGGTTATGAAGATGCAGCACAAGAGCGATACAGACACGCAGTTGATCCGTGGTTTGGTGCTGGACCACGGCGCACGCCACGCAGATATGCCCAAGCGCGTTCGCAACGCGTACGTGCTCACTTTGAATGTAAGCCTCGAGTACGAAAAGACGGAGGTCAACTCGGGCTTTTTCTACTCCAACGCTGAACAGCGCGAAAAGCTGGTTGAATcggagcgccgctttgtGGACGCCAAGCTGAAAAAGATTGTGGAGCTGAAGAATTTGGTGTGCGACACTGCTACCGACGTGCCGGAAGAAGAGCGCTCTTCGTTTGTCATTTTCAACCAAAAAGGGATCGATCCGATGTCACTCGATGTTTTGGCCAAGAACGGCATTTTGgcactgcgccgtgcaaagCGTCGCAACATGGAGCGCTTGCAGCTTTGCTGtggcggcgtcgcgcaaaacaGTGTTGACGACCTCACGCCCGAAGTTCTTGGCTGGGCCGGTCTTGTTTACGAGCAGACGCTTGGCGAGGAAAAGTATACATTTGTGGAGGACACCAAAGACCCCAAGAGTGTTACGCTTCTCATCCGCGGCCCCAATGCGCACACCATGACCCAGATCCAGGATGCTATCCGCGATGGTCTGCGGAGCGTAAAGAACGCTGTGGAAGATGGTTGCTTGGTGCCCGGCGGCGGAGCGTTTGAAATCAGCGCTTCGGCCTACCTCATGGACACCGTCCGCCGCAATGCCAAGGGCCGCGCAAAACTCGGTGTTGAGGCATTTGCACAGGCACTCTTGGTCATTCCTAAAACCCTCGCTAGCAATTCGGGCTTCGATATCCAAGACtcgctcctcgcgctccaagacGAGTGCGCCGATGGGCACGTTGTTGGCCTCGACACGCAAACGGGCGAGCCCATGGACCCTGTGACCACTGGAGTGTGGGACAATTATCGCGTGAAACGTCACATGATTCATTCTAGCGCAGTCATTGCATCCAACCTCTTGTCCGTGGACGagattttgcgcgcaggTCGTAGCTCGCTCAAGGAGCCGTAG
- the CHS4_1 gene encoding chitin synthase (EggNog:ENOG503NUPC; TransMembrane:7 (o572-591i603-626o638-663i675-699o719-742i850-870o876-901i); COG:M; CAZy:GT2_Chitin_synth) → MPGASNTWGNCATPVVQYESRVDAQEFANPYDLAPGGPPLPTYDEANASTEIAPHQDSPTLSEYDVYAIPGLYAQSAMGHGDASEAHTQPLQPAPEPVPWINDGQMPYMVPYSDNSKEVVSSGHSDDMDSHYILQGLVNGYDSTIDHAASDEDVPIRADDEESRFLEEDLSEHYGRIPERQPRRHRTLRRVPLRDGHLVLDCPVPPKLLEKQAIQEGSEFTHMRYSAVTCDADDFEKDGYMLRPALYNTPRETELCIVLTMYNEDEKLFARTMHGVMQNIAYMCSLKKSAMWGEDGWKRVVVCIVADGCNHVSSRTLSVLAAMGVYQEGVRQTEVQGKPVQAHIYEYTAQVSVTRNMKMLSKERGLVPVQILFCMKENNQKKINSHRWCFNAFGPVLQPKVYVLLDVGTKPCSRSIYRLWEAFDRDANVGGACGEIVALKGKLWHGLVNPLVAAQNFEYKLSNVLDKPMESAFGYITVLPGAFSAYRYEALKNDVMGHGPLATYFEGEKLHGGAGNADIFTSNMYLAEDRILCWELVTKRNCAWILRYVSSAQAETDVPHEIPELIAQRRRWLNGSFFAAIHSAIKFTYIYRSTHSTVRKVFLHIELIYLAIQLLYNWFILANYFIAFSILTDSLAHVVHWVHVPAVICSYIYIAFVIFCYLLSMGNRPAGNKLGYLLSIIVFGLLMLFMMVSVIYLSVTSVMDAVRETQPNAIMSNPTVVRVFISVLSTYGIWLIASLLFLQPWHMFTSILQYLLLSPSFVNVFNVYAFCNTHDVSWGTKGSDTNKVPHADLFVPGNVVEVAMPSEPTDLNAAYEDACHILANKPVRTRPGKNMEQYQTDYYAAVRTNVVLAWTLTNAALAIAILNLPYHVHTVYLAFLFYSVAALSFFRLLGVIAYLVAKLFPSKQVPQV, encoded by the coding sequence ATGCCTGGCGCATCGAATACGTGGGGCAACTGCGCCACACCTGTAGTGCAATACGAAAGTCGAGTTGATGCTCAGGAGTTTGCAAATCCCTACGATCTTGCTCCTGGCGGGCCGCCACTGCCCACCTACGACGAAGCCAACGCCAGTACGGAGATTGCGCCTCACCAGGACAGTCCAACATTGTCCGAATACGATGTGTACGCCATTCCAGGTCTCTATGCTCAAAGTGCAATGGGTCACGGCGATGCGAGCGAGGCACATACACAGCCGCTGCAACCTGCGCCTGAGCCTGTGCCGTGGATCAACGATGGGCAGATGCCGTACATGGTGCCCTACAGCGACAACTCCAAAGAAGTGGTATCGTCTGGTCACTCAGACGATATGGATTCACATTACATTCTTCAGGGTCTGGTAAACGGCTATGACAGCACGATTGATCATGCTGCTTCGGACGAGGATGTGCCGATTCGTGCAGACGACGAAGAGTCGCGCTTCTTGGAAGAGGATCTTTCGGAGCATTATGGTCGTATCCCTGAGAGACAGCCACGCCGCCATCGTACGCTTCGCCGTGTCCCGCTGCGCGATGGTCACCTTGTCCTGGACTGCCCCGTGCCGCCCAAACTGCTGGAAAAGCAGGCCATTCAAGAGGGCAGCGAGTTTACACACATGCGATACTCGGCGGTGACGTGCGACGCAGATGACTTTGAAAAAGACGGCTATATGCTGCGTCCTGCTTTGTACAACACGCCGCGTGAAACAGAATTGTGCATTGTACTGACCATGTACAACGAAGACGAGAAACTTTTCGCACGGACCATGCATGGCGTAATGCAAAACATTGCATACATGTGCTCCTTGAAAAAGTCGGCCATGTGGGGCGAGGATGGATGGAAGCGTGTGGTGGTATGCATCGTTGCAGATGGATGCAATCATGTTAGCAGCCGGACACTAAGCGTGCTTGCAGCGATGGGTGTATACCAGGAGGGTGTGCGGCAGACCGAAGTGCAAGGCAAGCCTGTCCAAGCACACATTTACGAGTACACTGCACAAGTTTCCGTGACACGCAACATGAAAATGCTGAGCAAAGAGCGTGGTCTTGTGCCTGTCCAAATTTTGTTTTGCATGAAAGAAAATAACCAAAAAAAAATTAATTCTCACCGCTGGTGCTTCAATGCATTTGGGCCGGTGTTGCAGCCCAAAGTGTACGTCTTGCTGGATGTCGGCACCAAAccttgctcgcgcagtATTTATCGACTTTGGGAGGCGTTTGATCGCGACGCCAACGTCGGTGGAGCGTGCGGAGAGATTGTCGCCTTGAAAGGCAAGCTCTGGCATGGTCTGGTTAATCCGCTCGTTGCTGCACAAAACTTTGAGTACAAGCTGAGCAACGTGCTGGACAAACCGATGGAAAGTGCGTTTGGGTACATCACGGTGCTTCCCGGCGCTTTTAGTGCCTATCGCTACGAAGCACTCAAGAACGACGTAATGGGCCACGGGCCTTTGGCCACCTACTTTGAAGGAGAAAAGCTGCACGGTGGAGCTGGGAATGCCGACATCTTTACAAGCAACATGTATCTTGCCGAAGACAGGATCTTGTGCTGGGAGTTGGTGACCAAGCGCAACTGTGCCTGGATTTTGCGGTACGTCAGCAGTGCACAGGCAGAGACGGACGTGCCACACGAAATTCCCGAGTTGATTGCCCAGCGGCGTCGGTGGCTCAATGGTTCCTTTTTTGCGGCAATCCACTCCGCCATCAAATTTACCTACATTTATCGCTCGACGCACTCGACGGTGCGCAAGGTTTTTCTGCATATCGAACTCATCTACCTTGCGATCCAGTTGCTGTACAACTGGTTCATTTTGGCCAACTACTTTATTGCGTTCAGCATTCTGACAGACTCGCTTGCACACGTTGTGCATTGGGTACATGTCCCAGCAGTGATTTGCTCCTACATCTACATTGCCTTTGTCATTTTCTGCTACTTGCTTTCCATGGGCAACAGACCAGCAGGGAACAAGCTTGGCTACTTGCTAAGCATCATCGTGTTTGGCTTATTGATGCTTTTCATGATGGTTTCAGTTATATACCTCAGCGTGACCAGTGTGATGgatgccgtgcgcgagacCCAACCCAACGCGATTATGTCGAATCCAACCGTTGTGCGCGTCTTTATTTCCGTCCTAAGCACGTATGGGATCTGGCTCATTGCCTCGCTGCTCTTTCTCCAGCCATGGCACATGTTTACAAGCATTTTGCAGTATCTGCTCCTTTCACCAAGCTTTGTAAATGTGTTTAATGTGTACGCATTTTGCAACACACACGACGTTTCATGGGGCACCAAAGGCAGCGATACCAACAAAGTACCCCATGCAGACCTTTTCGTGCCCGGAAATGTGGTCGAAGTCGCGATGCCTTCGGAGCCAACCGATTTGAACGCCGCATACGAAGATGCCTGTCACATACTGGCCAACAAGCCCGTGCGTACGCGGCCCGGAAAAAATATGGAGCAGTACCAAACTGACTATTACGCCGCCGTGCGTACAAATGTGGTACTTGCATGGACACTGACCAACGCGGCGCTAGCCATTGCAATCTTAAATCTGCCGTACCATGTCCACACTGTGTACTTGGCATTCCTGTTTTACTCGGTCGCCGCACTATCCTTCTTCCGTCTGTTGGGTGTGATTGCGTACTTGGTTGCTAAGCTGTTCCCGTCCAAGCAAGTGCCTCAAGTTTAA